In Helicobacter mastomyrinus, a single genomic region encodes these proteins:
- a CDS encoding saccharopine dehydrogenase family protein has protein sequence MGKGNVGKVVLQIGAGGVGGVVAHKMAMNRDVFSRIILASRTISKCQAIADSIRAKGLGEIEVDFVDADSVESLVALIEKYKPYLVVNVALPYQDLAIMEACLRTKTHYLDTANYEHPDNAHFEYKEQWAYDTRYKRAAIYALLGSGFDPGVTNIFCAYAQKHYFDEIHSIDILDCNAGDHGYAFATNFNPEINLREVSSKARYWVRDSGHSAWGNHSADVGTFSRDIADSMSSSPLKSAKSYESTTNLRTQESRAESHADSINTQNLTTRQGRSIFDEKSGLCRSEQGNKTKTSIDEVSDKLRDFSQKDKPIEATHSLVSPTDLALNPDLKQDSIYRKFEREEKHFRLESNTQDLKVESYFGGQWRDIAPLALMKEWEYPEVGVKNSYLLYHEELESLIRNIKGLRQIRFFMTFGESYLTHMKCLENIGFLRVDEVEHKGQKIVPIEVLKTLLPDPASLASRTKGQTHIGCYMKGLKDGKERTIYIYNICEHEKCYAEVNAQGVSYTTGVPAMIGAKLICEGKWGVGANSVCSDFLGSAADASLRSMSNTPHSLTSHNPKNSSATLEFADSKIQMRLEANKDMPKGGEYQGIDNALELQNGNNKNCVEVASSDRNSKILDDKSNTIAAASLRNFSGCQARNEGVTKAVMTEIESEDSAKITKEATQGAGVWNMEQNNPDPFMQELNKQGLPYVVLEIESNGESKVLEDGRK, from the coding sequence ATGGGTAAAGGAAATGTAGGCAAGGTAGTGCTACAAATTGGGGCAGGTGGTGTAGGTGGTGTGGTAGCCCATAAAATGGCGATGAATAGAGATGTATTTTCACGCATTATTTTAGCCTCACGCACGATTTCTAAATGTCAGGCGATAGCGGATTCTATTAGGGCTAAGGGCTTGGGGGAAATCGAGGTAGATTTTGTTGATGCAGATAGCGTAGAATCTCTAGTGGCATTGATAGAAAAATACAAGCCCTATTTGGTGGTGAATGTCGCTCTGCCCTATCAGGATTTAGCCATTATGGAAGCGTGCTTAAGGACAAAAACGCATTATTTAGATACCGCAAACTATGAGCACCCCGATAATGCACATTTTGAATACAAAGAGCAGTGGGCTTATGATACCCGCTACAAGAGAGCGGCGATTTACGCGCTTTTAGGCAGTGGCTTTGACCCGGGCGTAACCAATATCTTTTGTGCCTATGCGCAGAAGCATTATTTTGATGAGATTCATAGCATTGATATACTTGATTGCAATGCAGGAGACCACGGCTATGCGTTTGCGACAAACTTTAATCCGGAGATTAATTTGAGGGAAGTTTCATCAAAAGCTCGATATTGGGTGAGAGATTCAGGGCATTCAGCTTGGGGTAATCATTCCGCAGATGTTGGCACATTTTCAAGGGATATCGCAGACTCTATGTCTAGCTCACCCTTGAAAAGTGCCAAAAGCTACGAAAGCACCACCAATCTTAGAACGCAAGAAAGTAGGGCAGAATCTCATGCGGATTCTATAAACACACAGAATCTAACAACGCGGCAAGGGCGAAGTATTTTTGATGAAAAATCGGGGTTGTGCAGAAGCGAACAAGGAAATAAGACTAAAACGTCTATTGACGAAGTGAGCGACAAACTCCGCGATTTTTCGCAAAAAGACAAGCCCATAGAAGCCACACATTCTCTTGTCTCTCCTACTGACCTCGCCCTCAATCCTGACTTAAAGCAAGATAGCATTTATCGCAAGTTTGAGCGAGAGGAGAAGCATTTTAGATTAGAAAGCAATACGCAGGATTTGAAGGTGGAATCTTACTTTGGGGGGCAGTGGCGAGACATCGCACCCCTAGCATTGATGAAAGAGTGGGAATACCCAGAAGTAGGTGTGAAAAACTCTTACCTCCTCTACCACGAGGAGCTAGAATCTTTAATAAGAAACATTAAGGGCTTAAGGCAAATCCGCTTTTTTATGACCTTTGGAGAGAGCTATCTCACGCATATGAAATGCCTTGAAAACATCGGCTTTTTGAGGGTTGATGAGGTGGAGCATAAGGGGCAAAAGATTGTGCCAATAGAAGTGCTAAAGACGCTTTTACCCGACCCTGCAAGTCTAGCCTCTCGCACTAAAGGGCAGACACACATTGGCTGCTATATGAAAGGGTTGAAAGACGGCAAAGAGCGCACAATCTATATTTATAATATTTGCGAACACGAGAAATGCTACGCCGAAGTGAATGCGCAGGGTGTGAGCTATACCACAGGCGTGCCGGCGATGATTGGGGCGAAACTCATTTGCGAAGGTAAATGGGGAGTTGGGGCAAATTCAGTTTGTAGCGACTTTTTGGGGAGTGCAGCGGACGCTTCATTGCGGAGTATGTCTAATACGCCTCATTCGCTTACCTCGCACAACCCCAAAAATTCATCTGCAACCTTAGAATTTGCAGATTCTAAAATCCAAATGCGTTTGGAGGCAAACAAGGATATGCCAAAAGGTGGGGAATATCAAGGAATTGATAATGCGCTAGAGTTGCAAAATGGAAACAATAAGAATTGTGTGGAAGTGGCAAGTAGTGATAGAAATTCTAAGATTTTAGATGATAAATCAAATACTATTGCGGCAGCGTCTTTGAGGAATTTTAGTGGTTGTCAAGCTCGAAATGAGGGAGTTACCAAAGCGGTAATGACCGAAATTGAGAGCGAAGACTCCGCTAAAATTACCAAAGAGGCAACGCAAGGTGCGGGTGTGTGGAATATGGAGCAAAACAACCCTGATCCATTTATGCAAGAGCTAAACAAGCAAGGGCTTCCTTATGTCGTGCTAGAAATAGAATCCAATGGAGAATCTAAAGTCTTAGAAGATGGGAGAAAATAA